Within the Debaryomyces hansenii CBS767 chromosome E complete sequence genome, the region TAACTGCTGATGGTTACAAAGAGCGTTTAGATGATGCAACTTTGTTGAGATTTTTAAGAGCAAGAAAGTTTGACATTGTCAAGGCCAAGCAAATGTATGTCAAGTGTGAGACATGGAGAAAGGACTTTGGTACTAATACCATATTGACTGACTTCCATTACGATGAAAAGCCATTAGTAGCCAAGTTATATCCTCAATACTACCACAAGATTGACAAAGACGGACGTCCGGTTtactttgaagaattaggaAAGGTTAACTTGAACGAGATGTTAAAGATCACTACTCAAGAAAgaatgttgaagaatttggtCTGGGAATACGAATCTTTTGCCTTATACAGACTACCAGCATGTTCTCGTCAACAAGGATCATTAGTTGAAACATCATGTACTATCATGGACTTGAAGGGTATTTCTTTGTCAGCAGCCTATCAAGTCGTCAATTACGTCAAGGAAGCTTCGGCAATTGGTCAAGATTATTACCCTGAAAGAATGGGTAAGTTTTATCTTATTAACTCTCCATTTGGATTCTCGACAGCTTTCAGGGTTTTCAAACCATTCTTAGACCCTGTCACTGtttctaaaattttcattcttgGTTCCTCATACCAGaaggaattattgaagCAGATTCCACCTGAGAACTTACCTGCTAAATACGGTGGTAAGTCTGACGTTACAGATGATCAAttgtatttgaatgatattgGTCCATGGAGAGATCCTAAATATATTGGTCCTGAAGGTGAAGCACCTAGATCGTTTAATATGAACTAAGTTCACTCATATTAAACCTGATAGACAAAATGTATTTGGTTTTCAAATTTCCTGCCTCATCGAGTTTAGTTACATTATAAAGatttttattgatattgctattcaatattaacCTCGATTta harbors:
- a CDS encoding DEHA2E12474p (similar to uniprot|P24280 Saccharomyces cerevisiae YMR079w SEC14 Required for vesicle budding from the Golgi), whose protein sequence is MSATEQEILDSFPQISPPTKETGYTSNLTDDQKKTLEQLRAELTADGYKERLDDATLLRFLRARKFDIVKAKQMYVKCETWRKDFGTNTILTDFHYDEKPLVAKLYPQYYHKIDKDGRPVYFEELGKVNLNEMLKITTQERMLKNLVWEYESFALYRLPACSRQQGSLVETSCTIMDLKGISLSAAYQVVNYVKEASAIGQDYYPERMGKFYLINSPFGFSTAFRVFKPFLDPVTVSKIFILGSSYQKELLKQIPPENLPAKYGGKSDVTDDQLYLNDIGPWRDPKYIGPEGEAPRSFNMN